The Deltaproteobacteria bacterium genomic sequence TTTGTGCCTGCCACTGTCTCTGCCAGGTCCCGAACTCTGTCGGTCAATATGTAGCCGGAGCAGATATTATTGACCAGTATGTTGGCTGCTGCCAGTTCGTTTGCCAGGGTCTTGGCGAAGCCGGTGAGGCCGGCACGAGCAGCATTAGACAGCATGAGTCCATCAATGGGCTGCTTGACAGCCACTGAAGTCAAGTTGATTATCCTGCCCCACTGCTGCTTCTCCATATACGGCACAGCCTCTCGGCAGAGCCACACACTGCTCAAGAAATTCAGTCTGATTGCCTCCTGCCATTGTTCTTCAGCAAGTTCGGCAAAGGTACCTGCTGGAGGTCCACCAGCGTTGTTTATTAGAATGTCCACTGTGCCGTACTGCTGCCCTGCTTCTTGCACAAAAGCTACTGCCTCCGCCTGAACAGCAACGTCTGTGGCTCGAGTCCAGACTTCAGCTCCAGTATCTGCGCGTATGGCAGCAGCGGTCTGCTCCAGATCTGTTCTCCCTCGAGCACAGATGGCCAGGCGAACTCCTTCACGGGCCAGGCCAAAGGCAATGGCTCTACCCAACCCCTTGCTTGCCCCACAAACCAGGGCCACTCTACCCTCTATGCCGAGATCCATCATTGACCTCCAGTTGTTGCTTTCTCTTCAATACCCAGCGCAAGATATGAGGATGATCCTCAAGAAAACGGCTGGGTTGTCCGTCCTCGTCAAAGTCGGCAAAACAGTGCCACCGCCGGCATACTTCAGG encodes the following:
- a CDS encoding SDR family oxidoreductase, with product MDLGIEGRVALVCGASKGLGRAIAFGLAREGVRLAICARGRTDLEQTAAAIRADTGAEVWTRATDVAVQAEAVAFVQEAGQQYGTVDILINNAGGPPAGTFAELAEEQWQEAIRLNFLSSVWLCREAVPYMEKQQWGRIINLTSVAVKQPIDGLMLSNAARAGLTGFAKTLANELAAANILVNNICSGYILTDRVRDLAETVAGTKGLTPAEVVRGWEQSIPMQRLGRPEELANLVVFLASERASYITGTSIQVDGGFYRGLL